A window of the Leptospira bourretii genome harbors these coding sequences:
- a CDS encoding methyl-accepting chemotaxis protein, with the protein MKSLKYILGLYTFISILVLSTVVSALILYLNWGLLLKVYRGEMENAGKSAGAELSNYYKSQLRIAGILSKQREIKESFQSGKSKFATDFLVGIMQEANGEYENIFLSEPIQNAKIFAAGIPRSIGYQLEESKTGDHVVVALKKQYLIGSVQESPITGLPVSLVSFPIEDNGKLIGILWIALNLELVSKRMGEGIHVGANGYITAITTKGVVFAGPDKSKILKLDLSKIPEGRPILEAKDGAYFEYTENGKDFAFLIKRLEEWNTIIGVVLPKSDMNSGFIQVAIFAVVVVVLITALVVLGVFRFLKKRLLPLENSVVILDQMAKGDLTESFTLTNHDEIGRMNLALDGFVKSIRNSLGEIQTVAEEIASSAEGLRDSSSSFSDMAQGTAASAEEISATTEEVAASMETTATSTSKQHNNIIEFNEKILELSQGAIQIEKDTKAALANTENITKQAKLGGESLNQMKEVINVILESSSEMKEVIGIIDEISDQTSLLALNAAIEAARAGEAGRGFAIVAEEISKLSDKTAHSIQAIEDMIGKNSKELEEGAKGIRSSVELLNLIIRDIAEVESVMKRLSEATKAQLNYNQEVDARSTEVGLESESIRGAIEEQKRAIEQISQSVIGINNETMHIATGSDQVASSSQKLSHAADTLRAITKRFTIVKN; encoded by the coding sequence ATGAAGAGTTTAAAATACATTCTTGGTCTCTATACATTTATTTCCATTTTAGTTTTATCCACTGTTGTATCGGCTCTCATTTTGTATTTGAATTGGGGACTTCTCCTGAAAGTTTACCGAGGAGAAATGGAAAACGCCGGCAAAAGTGCAGGGGCTGAACTTTCCAATTATTATAAATCACAACTTCGTATTGCAGGCATTCTTTCCAAACAAAGAGAAATCAAAGAATCTTTCCAATCGGGAAAATCTAAATTTGCAACAGACTTTCTTGTTGGTATTATGCAAGAAGCAAATGGAGAATACGAAAATATCTTTTTATCGGAGCCCATCCAAAACGCTAAAATTTTTGCCGCTGGGATTCCTAGGTCCATTGGATACCAATTGGAAGAATCCAAAACAGGGGACCATGTTGTTGTGGCTCTCAAAAAGCAATATTTGATTGGTTCTGTCCAAGAGTCACCTATCACTGGTTTGCCGGTAAGTCTTGTTTCTTTTCCCATCGAAGACAATGGAAAGCTGATAGGCATTCTTTGGATCGCTTTAAACTTAGAACTTGTTTCCAAACGAATGGGAGAAGGGATCCATGTTGGTGCTAATGGATATATCACTGCCATCACCACCAAAGGAGTTGTGTTTGCTGGCCCCGATAAATCTAAAATTTTAAAATTAGACCTAAGTAAAATTCCAGAAGGTCGCCCCATCTTAGAAGCCAAAGACGGAGCCTATTTCGAGTATACGGAAAATGGAAAGGACTTTGCTTTTCTCATCAAACGATTGGAAGAATGGAATACCATCATCGGAGTGGTTCTTCCCAAATCCGATATGAATTCAGGATTCATCCAAGTGGCGATTTTTGCCGTAGTCGTTGTGGTATTGATTACAGCTCTTGTGGTTTTGGGAGTGTTTCGGTTTCTCAAAAAACGTCTTCTACCTTTGGAAAACTCTGTTGTCATTTTGGACCAAATGGCAAAGGGAGATTTAACTGAATCATTTACTCTTACCAACCACGATGAGATTGGCCGAATGAATTTAGCCCTAGATGGTTTTGTCAAAAGCATCCGAAATTCTCTAGGAGAAATCCAAACAGTCGCAGAAGAGATTGCTTCTTCTGCCGAAGGTTTACGTGATTCCTCTTCTAGTTTTTCAGATATGGCCCAAGGAACCGCGGCATCCGCCGAAGAAATTTCAGCTACCACAGAAGAAGTAGCTGCCAGTATGGAAACAACTGCAACATCTACTTCCAAACAACATAACAATATCATCGAATTCAATGAAAAGATTTTAGAATTATCCCAAGGTGCCATCCAAATTGAAAAGGATACCAAAGCGGCTCTTGCCAATACCGAAAACATAACCAAACAAGCCAAACTAGGTGGGGAATCACTCAACCAAATGAAGGAAGTGATTAATGTCATTTTGGAATCTTCTTCTGAAATGAAAGAAGTGATTGGGATCATTGACGAAATTTCGGACCAAACAAGTTTACTCGCACTGAATGCTGCGATTGAAGCGGCAAGAGCCGGAGAGGCGGGCCGTGGGTTTGCCATTGTGGCCGAGGAGATCTCCAAACTTTCCGACAAAACGGCTCATTCCATCCAAGCCATCGAGGACATGATTGGAAAAAATAGCAAAGAATTGGAAGAGGGGGCCAAAGGGATACGTTCTTCGGTAGAACTCCTCAATCTCATCATTAGAGACATAGCCGAAGTGGAAAGTGTGATGAAGCGGTTATCGGAAGCCACCAAAGCCCAATTGAACTATAACCAGGAAGTGGATGCAAGGTCCACCGAAGTGGGACTCGAATCCGAATCGATTCGTGGGGCCATTGAGGAACAAAAACGAGCCATTGAACAAATTTCTCAGTCGGTGATTGGGATCAATAATGAAACCATGCACATCGCCACAGGATCTGACCAGGTGGCTTCCTCCTCGCAGAAACTCTCCCATGCGGCCGACACCCTTCGAGCGATTACAAAACGGTTTACCATCGTAAAAAACTAA
- a CDS encoding cytochrome c3 family protein: MNIKILKISVPIVAIAALAYLIFSPSRYVGYSPDQPIPFNHKIHAGDNKIDCKYCHTGVENSAHATVPPSSTCMNCHGAGNVAGNQEHVKWLKEQYDSNTPVSWVKVHDQPDFVYFNHSRHVQRGVDCSTCHGNMAEMVKVRQSKSLNMGFCVDCHRENNAPNDCSTCHR, translated from the coding sequence ATGAATATAAAAATACTCAAGATCTCTGTGCCTATCGTTGCAATTGCAGCACTAGCATATTTGATTTTTTCACCTAGCCGTTATGTGGGCTATTCACCCGACCAGCCCATCCCCTTCAACCATAAGATACATGCTGGCGATAACAAAATCGACTGTAAGTATTGCCATACTGGTGTTGAGAATTCGGCCCATGCCACAGTTCCCCCAAGTTCCACTTGTATGAACTGCCATGGAGCAGGTAACGTAGCGGGCAACCAAGAACATGTTAAGTGGCTCAAAGAACAATACGATAGCAATACTCCGGTATCCTGGGTAAAGGTTCATGACCAACCAGACTTCGTATACTTTAACCATTCACGACACGTACAACGCGGTGTCGATTGTTCCACATGCCACGGTAACATGGCAGAGATGGTAAAGGTTAGACAGTCCAAGTCCCTCAACATGGGATTTTGTGTCGATTGCCATAGAGAGAACAATGCTCCTAACGATTGTTCTACGTGCCACAGATAA
- a CDS encoding TAT-variant-translocated molybdopterin oxidoreductase: MKDHSFQKEKKSLWQSYELRGTSRERELQKQEFYKSPDPLIAKIKKGDFDRKTFLKFMGASVVMTTVGCIQKPAEKIVPYVNLTIKNPDNNEVEQYDFVKHGHSYHYASVCGGCSVGCGIVVRAKDGRPLKLEGNPSHPISEGALCASGQASIFDLYDADRAKEPQQVVNGSAKSSDWFVLDKDVKEKLNANKGKTIVVTKPLSSPATSEFISEFLKSVGGGKHIEVAFASSDDAITIAQEKSYGKAVLPNYHFDKAKVILSIDSDFLNHTNYHNDFSKRRDLQDKGVKSFNAFIAAETHPSMTGSNADQRVPLKPGDQRKFALVIAKALSDLGVGGATGVSGINVESSAAELGISKEVVLRTAKALASAKGESLVVAGGSNALTEDAVDLQIAVNMLNSILGNDGKTIDAGNPLKEGRSNYAENLKTLAKDLKERKAGVVILFGVNPVYQAPNGDEWKKLLHEAAQVVQVSDRVDETALASNWLAPVSHFLESWGDNESVAGIVAIQQPTIRPIFQSKAFEDMLITWAGGSLLGASSLYDYLKAKYSKKTNWEDLLRKGVLVSGNPKADKSGRSFRGTIAPLAPSKSGLTVSLYESTALGSGERANNSQLQELPDPVSKVTWDNYVAISPQYSRSSGIKLNDVVTVTVGGKSFELPALVQPGLHPEAVGIALGYGRTNVGEIGNGVGKNANLLATEVNGSLVYSGLSITLSPTGKKYKLATTQDHHMMSPGVMMGVEWKERPLIISAKLQDYAKNPGAGIPEPEIPKILIDGKLQRAQGANAPSDQPGSQFAYPGYKWGMAVDLTSCSGCGACVVACNIENNVPMVGRDEVRMGREMHWLRIDRYYIGDPEKPESLEIAHQPLMCQHCDNAPCETVCPVAATVHSSEGTNDMVYNRCVGTRYCSNNCPYKVRRFNWLEHWNEHNLLGEATPTFKARPPRNLGLNPDVTVRSRGVMEKCNFCASRVAEKKIAAKNEGRTLRDGEVKAACEQTCSSNSIVFGNVNDPESKVAKLLKDPRSYKLLEYLNIGPAVSYMTRVRNDV, translated from the coding sequence ATGAAAGACCATAGTTTCCAAAAAGAAAAAAAATCGCTTTGGCAATCTTATGAACTTCGCGGAACTTCTCGCGAACGTGAATTGCAAAAGCAAGAGTTCTATAAATCTCCAGATCCCCTGATTGCAAAAATCAAAAAGGGTGATTTTGATAGAAAAACTTTTTTAAAGTTTATGGGTGCCTCAGTTGTGATGACAACTGTTGGTTGTATCCAAAAACCTGCTGAAAAAATTGTTCCATATGTGAACCTCACCATCAAGAACCCAGACAACAACGAAGTAGAGCAATATGACTTCGTAAAACATGGACACTCTTACCACTACGCTTCCGTATGCGGTGGATGTTCTGTTGGTTGTGGTATTGTTGTGAGAGCAAAAGACGGACGACCTTTGAAACTCGAAGGAAATCCAAGCCATCCTATTTCGGAAGGTGCTCTTTGTGCTTCAGGACAAGCTTCCATTTTTGATCTTTATGATGCAGACCGTGCCAAAGAACCACAACAAGTGGTGAATGGATCTGCTAAGTCTAGCGACTGGTTTGTTTTGGACAAAGATGTAAAAGAGAAATTAAACGCCAACAAAGGAAAAACCATTGTTGTCACAAAACCTCTTTCTTCTCCTGCCACTTCTGAATTCATTTCTGAATTCTTAAAATCGGTTGGTGGTGGAAAACATATCGAAGTAGCATTTGCTTCTTCTGATGATGCGATCACAATTGCTCAAGAAAAATCTTACGGAAAGGCAGTTTTACCAAACTATCATTTCGACAAAGCAAAAGTAATCCTTTCCATCGATAGTGACTTTTTAAATCACACAAACTACCACAATGACTTCTCTAAAAGAAGAGACTTACAAGACAAAGGTGTAAAATCCTTCAATGCTTTCATTGCGGCAGAAACACATCCGTCTATGACGGGTTCCAACGCTGACCAAAGAGTGCCACTAAAACCAGGTGACCAAAGAAAGTTTGCTCTTGTGATTGCAAAAGCGCTTTCTGATTTGGGAGTGGGTGGAGCCACAGGAGTTTCTGGAATCAATGTAGAATCTTCTGCAGCGGAACTGGGAATTTCCAAAGAAGTGGTTTTACGCACAGCGAAGGCTCTTGCGTCAGCAAAGGGAGAGTCCCTTGTTGTTGCTGGTGGTTCGAATGCTCTTACGGAAGACGCTGTTGATTTACAAATCGCAGTGAACATGTTAAACAGCATACTCGGTAACGATGGAAAAACCATCGATGCGGGAAACCCTTTGAAAGAAGGACGTTCTAATTACGCAGAGAATTTAAAAACACTCGCAAAAGACTTAAAAGAAAGAAAGGCCGGTGTGGTCATTCTTTTTGGTGTGAACCCAGTCTACCAAGCGCCAAACGGAGATGAGTGGAAAAAACTCCTTCATGAAGCAGCACAAGTAGTACAAGTTTCTGACCGAGTGGATGAAACAGCACTTGCTTCGAACTGGCTTGCTCCAGTGTCGCACTTCCTTGAGTCTTGGGGTGATAATGAATCGGTAGCGGGAATTGTTGCAATCCAACAACCAACCATCCGACCGATCTTCCAATCCAAAGCGTTTGAAGACATGCTCATCACTTGGGCTGGTGGATCTCTCCTTGGTGCAAGTTCGTTATACGACTATCTAAAAGCAAAATACTCTAAAAAAACTAACTGGGAAGACTTACTCAGAAAAGGTGTGTTAGTTTCTGGAAATCCAAAAGCTGACAAGTCTGGACGTTCGTTCCGCGGAACCATCGCTCCTCTTGCACCTTCCAAGTCAGGTCTTACTGTTTCTCTTTACGAAAGCACCGCACTCGGTTCTGGTGAAAGAGCAAACAACTCGCAACTCCAAGAACTTCCAGATCCAGTATCGAAAGTGACTTGGGACAATTATGTTGCTATTAGCCCACAATACTCTCGTTCGTCGGGAATTAAGTTAAATGATGTTGTTACGGTCACTGTTGGCGGTAAATCATTTGAACTTCCGGCTCTCGTCCAACCAGGCCTCCATCCAGAAGCAGTGGGAATTGCTCTTGGTTACGGAAGAACAAACGTCGGTGAGATTGGAAACGGAGTAGGGAAAAATGCAAACCTTCTTGCAACAGAAGTAAACGGATCACTCGTTTATTCTGGACTTTCCATCACTCTTTCTCCTACAGGAAAGAAATACAAACTCGCTACCACACAAGATCACCATATGATGAGTCCTGGTGTGATGATGGGTGTTGAGTGGAAAGAAAGACCTCTTATCATTTCTGCAAAACTCCAAGATTATGCAAAAAATCCTGGTGCAGGAATTCCTGAACCAGAGATTCCAAAAATCCTAATCGATGGAAAATTACAAAGAGCTCAAGGAGCCAACGCTCCTTCCGACCAACCAGGAAGCCAATTTGCCTACCCAGGATACAAATGGGGAATGGCAGTGGACCTTACTTCTTGTTCTGGTTGCGGTGCTTGCGTAGTTGCATGTAATATTGAAAACAACGTGCCAATGGTAGGACGTGACGAAGTGAGAATGGGTCGTGAGATGCATTGGCTTCGGATTGACCGTTACTACATCGGTGATCCTGAAAAACCAGAATCACTCGAAATTGCGCACCAACCACTCATGTGCCAACATTGTGACAATGCTCCTTGTGAGACAGTTTGTCCAGTAGCTGCGACTGTTCACAGTTCGGAAGGAACCAATGATATGGTTTACAACCGTTGTGTGGGAACTCGTTACTGCTCTAACAACTGCCCTTACAAAGTGCGTCGTTTTAACTGGTTAGAACATTGGAATGAACACAACCTTCTCGGGGAAGCAACACCTACATTTAAGGCTCGCCCTCCAAGAAACTTAGGCCTTAATCCAGATGTTACCGTTCGGTCTCGTGGGGTTATGGAAAAATGTAACTTCTGTGCTTCTCGAGTTGCTGAGAAAAAAATCGCAGCGAAAAACGAAGGAAGAACATTACGTGATGGAGAAGTAAAAGCAGCATGTGAACAAACATGTTCTTCTAATTCCATTGTGTTCGGTAACGTAAATGATCCTGAATCAAAAGTAGCGAAGCTCTTGAAAGACCCTAGGTCTTACAAACTTCTGGAATACCTAAACATCGGACCTGCTGTCAGCTATATGACTCGCGTTCGAAACGACGTTTAA
- the nrfD gene encoding NrfD/PsrC family molybdoenzyme membrane anchor subunit — MSLAQAVRDKLDIPDLVTGGKSLKDVTVDIAKPNEDFPTKLWWNTFLLVLTITLIDVAIIGYLFYEGLYLLGINNPVGWGFFVVNFVFWIGIGHAGTLISAVLFLFRQGWRTGINRAAEAMTIFAVLVAASNLILHVGRPWLGFWLFPYPNERGPLWVNFRSPLIWDTFAVSTYLSISMVFWYLGLIPDLATLRDRATETWRKNLYNVLAFGWVGSARSWSHLEIVSMILAALSTPLVLSVHTIVSFDFAVSILPGWHTTIFPPYFVAGAIFSGFAMVVTLMVIAREVFNLKNYITMKHLDNMNKIMMVTGLIVGLAYGTEFFIAWYSGNEYEVFAFWNRAFGPYGWAYFIMISCNVLSPQVFWFRKLRYNIPVMFVASLVVNVGMWFERFVIMMTLNRDFLPSSWAMYTPTLFDYAMLIGTFGIFFTLFLLWCRIMPVIAIAEVKTVMPQKEGAHH; from the coding sequence ATGTCATTAGCACAAGCAGTTCGAGATAAATTAGATATCCCCGACCTGGTAACAGGCGGGAAGTCGCTTAAAGATGTAACCGTTGATATCGCAAAACCAAACGAAGATTTCCCTACCAAACTTTGGTGGAATACCTTTCTTTTGGTTCTTACGATCACCCTGATCGACGTAGCCATCATCGGTTATTTGTTTTATGAAGGTCTTTACCTACTCGGGATCAATAACCCGGTAGGTTGGGGATTTTTCGTAGTCAACTTCGTATTTTGGATCGGTATCGGTCACGCAGGAACTTTGATTTCTGCGGTTCTATTTCTTTTCCGTCAAGGTTGGAGAACAGGGATTAACCGCGCTGCAGAAGCGATGACCATCTTTGCCGTACTCGTTGCGGCATCGAACCTCATCCTTCACGTAGGTCGTCCTTGGCTCGGATTTTGGTTGTTTCCTTATCCAAACGAAAGAGGTCCACTTTGGGTGAACTTCCGTTCCCCACTGATTTGGGATACGTTTGCGGTATCAACCTACCTTTCCATCTCCATGGTGTTCTGGTATTTAGGACTCATTCCTGACCTTGCAACACTCCGTGACCGTGCCACCGAAACCTGGAGAAAGAACTTATACAACGTTCTTGCTTTCGGTTGGGTGGGTTCGGCTAGATCTTGGTCTCATTTGGAAATCGTTTCCATGATTCTCGCAGCTCTTTCCACTCCACTCGTTCTTTCGGTTCACACCATTGTATCCTTCGACTTCGCTGTTTCCATCCTTCCTGGTTGGCACACGACCATCTTCCCTCCATACTTTGTTGCCGGAGCGATTTTCTCCGGATTTGCGATGGTGGTAACACTGATGGTCATTGCTCGTGAAGTGTTCAATCTCAAGAACTACATCACGATGAAACACTTGGACAACATGAATAAAATCATGATGGTAACAGGTCTTATCGTTGGTCTTGCTTACGGAACAGAATTCTTTATCGCTTGGTATTCTGGAAATGAATACGAAGTGTTCGCATTCTGGAATAGAGCTTTTGGTCCTTACGGTTGGGCATACTTTATCATGATCTCCTGTAACGTATTGTCACCGCAGGTGTTCTGGTTCCGCAAACTTCGTTACAACATCCCTGTGATGTTTGTGGCTTCCCTTGTGGTAAACGTAGGTATGTGGTTTGAACGTTTTGTGATCATGATGACTCTGAACCGAGACTTTTTACCATCCAGCTGGGCCATGTATACACCGACACTTTTCGACTACGCGATGTTAATCGGAACTTTCGGTATCTTCTTTACTCTCTTCCTTCTCTGGTGCCGAATTATGCCAGTGATTGCGATTGCAGAAGTAAAAACAGTGATGCCACAGAAAGAAGGAGCACACCACTAG
- a CDS encoding DUF3341 domain-containing protein: MYLPKLEQFHKYKEMDEGVLGIFETPEAIMHAAEKAKEKDYQGFDCILPYPVHGIDEAMGTPRSGLPWITFFAGIFGCTIGILFQYLTHAYDWPLNISGKSLNAWFAYVPIIFELTVFSAGIYTVATLCFLSGIPKATRRILHPDLTSHRFGLWIPKSAKGYNESEVVSFVKGLGGSEVTVVKPENQK, encoded by the coding sequence ATGTATCTTCCAAAATTAGAACAGTTTCACAAATATAAAGAAATGGATGAAGGAGTTCTCGGAATTTTCGAGACTCCGGAAGCTATCATGCATGCGGCTGAAAAAGCCAAAGAAAAAGACTACCAAGGATTTGATTGTATCCTTCCTTATCCTGTTCACGGGATCGATGAAGCGATGGGAACTCCAAGATCTGGACTTCCTTGGATCACTTTCTTTGCAGGGATTTTTGGATGCACGATTGGGATTCTTTTTCAGTATCTTACTCATGCCTATGACTGGCCTCTCAATATCTCTGGAAAATCTCTCAATGCATGGTTTGCCTATGTGCCAATCATCTTTGAATTAACAGTATTTTCTGCAGGGATTTACACTGTTGCGACACTATGTTTTTTAAGCGGTATTCCCAAAGCCACCCGAAGAATCCTTCACCCGGATTTGACATCTCACAGATTCGGACTTTGGATTCCAAAATCTGCAAAAGGTTATAACGAATCAGAAGTGGTTTCTTTCGTAAAAGGCCTTGGTGGATCGGAAGTAACCGTGGTAAAACCGGAGAACCAAAAATGA
- a CDS encoding c-type cytochrome — protein MKQNIFRVLALAGLLVLVNCDYKTPVYEYFPSMYDSPARESQEADSFATNGSASRIPPKGAIPVGYFPYPYAAEATPDTLPGADKGLKNPIAKANLGDLMIGEKRYQTYCTPCHGVRGLGNGTVVGPAPRFQQSPPSVVSDKIKGWSDGQIYHIITMGRGLMGSYAYQIEPEDRWKLIAYIRKLQEYEVQNKKAN, from the coding sequence ATGAAACAAAACATCTTTAGAGTTTTAGCACTTGCGGGACTCCTTGTTCTCGTGAATTGCGATTACAAAACTCCCGTTTATGAATACTTTCCTAGTATGTATGATTCTCCTGCGCGTGAGTCACAAGAAGCTGATTCTTTTGCAACAAATGGATCTGCTTCTCGGATTCCACCCAAAGGCGCAATCCCTGTAGGATATTTTCCATACCCATATGCAGCAGAGGCAACTCCTGACACATTGCCAGGCGCAGACAAAGGATTAAAAAATCCAATCGCCAAAGCAAACTTAGGTGACTTAATGATTGGTGAAAAACGTTACCAAACCTACTGCACACCTTGCCATGGGGTAAGGGGTCTTGGGAATGGAACGGTTGTCGGACCTGCTCCAAGGTTCCAACAATCACCTCCTTCTGTTGTGTCTGATAAAATCAAAGGTTGGTCTGATGGACAAATCTATCATATCATCACGATGGGTCGTGGTCTCATGGGAAGTTATGCTTACCAAATCGAACCAGAAGACAGATGGAAGCTCATTGCTTACATCCGAAAACTTCAAGAATATGAAGTTCAAAATAAAAAGGCGAACTAG
- a CDS encoding SH3 domain-containing protein → MKNKIVLLMIVGASFIACSKNAEVTWHKNCDAKTNKASLDFTVPLYSEADSNSKVVEFVPAGTVVKIFDARNHNVWAPKYFVKVQTAKNEGYMSPRCFVVSQDPEVSVWRYSKGLVKEYNPFYSPTDKEHYPRGFEYGSLKDLPKDKIPLSDLTKGLEEVPYTNKNMLKQN, encoded by the coding sequence TTGAAAAACAAAATTGTATTACTCATGATTGTGGGAGCAAGTTTCATAGCTTGTTCCAAAAATGCGGAAGTCACTTGGCATAAAAATTGTGATGCCAAAACAAACAAAGCAAGTTTGGATTTTACAGTTCCTTTGTATTCAGAAGCAGATTCTAATTCAAAAGTAGTGGAATTTGTTCCTGCAGGAACAGTAGTGAAAATATTTGATGCTCGTAACCACAACGTTTGGGCTCCGAAGTATTTTGTAAAAGTGCAAACGGCGAAAAACGAAGGTTATATGAGCCCTCGTTGTTTTGTTGTGAGCCAAGATCCAGAAGTTAGTGTTTGGAGATATTCCAAAGGCCTAGTAAAAGAGTATAACCCATTTTACAGCCCAACAGACAAAGAACATTATCCACGTGGATTTGAGTATGGTAGCTTAAAAGATCTTCCGAAAGATAAGATCCCACTTTCTGATCTTACGAAAGGTTTGGAAGAAGTTCCTTACACAAACAAAAACATGTTAAAACAAAACTAA
- a CDS encoding MarR family winged helix-turn-helix transcriptional regulator — protein METSNFKITTRKYFETALNMHEAIAKKAGLSGTDHKYLGYLIENGEMSAGELAKISGLTTGAITGVIDRLEKNKLVKRKFLQVDRRKVMIVPNLEKANQLFAPIFKKLQKDTDLLISSFTSRDLEVVHRYFESAIGIMERISKNLQGKNEL, from the coding sequence ATGGAAACTTCAAATTTCAAAATAACCACACGTAAATACTTTGAAACGGCTCTGAACATGCATGAGGCCATTGCAAAAAAGGCCGGTCTTTCGGGAACAGATCATAAATATTTGGGATACCTGATTGAAAATGGTGAGATGAGTGCCGGAGAATTGGCAAAGATTTCTGGCCTTACGACAGGAGCCATTACCGGTGTGATTGACCGGTTAGAGAAAAATAAATTAGTAAAACGGAAATTTTTACAGGTGGATAGACGAAAGGTGATGATTGTTCCTAATTTAGAAAAAGCAAACCAATTGTTTGCACCGATCTTTAAAAAATTACAAAAAGATACTGACCTTTTGATTTCTAGTTTTACAAGTCGGGACTTAGAAGTGGTTCATCGATATTTTGAATCAGCCATCGGAATTATGGAGAGAATCTCTAAAAATTTACAGGGAAAAAATGAACTATGA
- a CDS encoding DoxX family protein: MNEINQSPTYLWVGRILSGLVVTFLLFDAGGKLAKIEPVLKSMEELGLPSSSATTIGILLLVITVMYAIPQTATLGALLLTGYLGGAVAIHLRVGNPLFSHTLFPVYVGILLWVGLALRNPKVKDLFWF; this comes from the coding sequence ATGAACGAAATAAACCAATCCCCAACCTACCTTTGGGTGGGACGAATTCTCAGTGGTCTTGTGGTAACTTTTCTCCTCTTTGATGCGGGTGGAAAATTAGCAAAAATTGAACCAGTCCTAAAAAGTATGGAGGAACTTGGTCTTCCCTCATCGAGCGCTACGACCATAGGAATCCTTCTTCTTGTGATCACAGTGATGTATGCCATTCCGCAAACGGCAACCCTGGGAGCACTTCTACTCACTGGATATTTAGGCGGTGCTGTTGCCATCCACCTGCGTGTGGGAAATCCACTTTTCAGCCATACTCTTTTTCCGGTGTATGTAGGAATTCTACTTTGGGTGGGTCTTGCGTTAAGAAACCCAAAAGTAAAAGATCTATTTTGGTTTTGA
- a CDS encoding TetR/AcrR family transcriptional regulator — MGKQEETRKLIIESAFVLIYQNGFQGVGVREIAQKANLTIGAFFYHFPTKNHVGYAIIDEFLSKGILDRWILPLQNYDDPVEGIILTFKKTFEEWPDEFVSRGCPLNNLGQEMSAIDPEFQKKAKDLLSQWIQNTKTHLDIAKKKKILKAKTDTMKLAEFIVTFQEATFAMGKVMNDRKVYDSLYLSFRDHLLSHCH, encoded by the coding sequence ATGGGAAAACAAGAGGAAACTCGTAAACTGATCATTGAATCTGCATTCGTTCTGATTTACCAAAATGGATTTCAGGGTGTGGGGGTTCGTGAAATTGCACAAAAAGCAAACTTAACCATTGGTGCTTTCTTTTACCACTTCCCAACGAAAAACCATGTGGGTTATGCCATCATCGATGAGTTTCTATCCAAAGGAATTTTGGATCGGTGGATTTTGCCTTTGCAAAACTATGATGATCCCGTGGAAGGAATCATTCTTACATTTAAAAAGACATTTGAAGAGTGGCCAGATGAGTTTGTTTCGAGGGGTTGTCCATTGAACAACTTGGGCCAAGAAATGTCCGCAATAGATCCAGAATTTCAAAAGAAAGCAAAGGATCTTTTGTCCCAGTGGATCCAAAACACAAAAACTCACTTGGACATTGCAAAAAAGAAAAAGATTTTAAAAGCAAAAACAGACACAATGAAACTTGCAGAGTTTATCGTCACTTTTCAAGAAGCAACCTTTGCCATGGGAAAAGTAATGAATGATAGAAAGGTTTATGATTCTTTGTATCTTTCTTTTCGAGATCATTTACTAAGCCATTGCCATTGA